A window of the Cicer arietinum cultivar CDC Frontier isolate Library 1 chromosome 6, Cicar.CDCFrontier_v2.0, whole genome shotgun sequence genome harbors these coding sequences:
- the LOC101490733 gene encoding uncharacterized protein, producing the protein MGYIQYGRQSIGKIFRFRTASNVVRNSITSQLGYAGTALPSCSRFHGGKSLYSTSSDARIVQDLLAQVERDRLREKNDRIRAGLDTADIDAENDEDYMGVSSLIEKLEKEKLKETSELNRYEDPTDSDSDEEDGDANQKKFEDFEKKFKRHEEMLHNFTDAETLDDAFKWMQKIDKFEQKHFKLRNEYRVIGELMNRLKVVTEQKDRFILQHKLNRALRLVQWKEAYDPDNPANYGVIQHEQVGPSADSLQQSGFEKENKTAQGDEDAAAADNDSDEEEFDDMKEKDNIILAKLEAIDKKLEEKLAELEYTFGRKGKALEEEIRDLAEERNELTEKKRRPLFRKGFDVKLINVNRTCKVTKGGQVVKYTAMLACGNYNGVVGFAKAKGPAVPVALQKAYEMCFQNLHYVERHEEHTIAHAIQTSYKKTKVYLWPASTATGMKAGRIVQTILHLAGFKNVKSKVVGSRNPHNTVKAVFKALNAIETPRDVQEKFGRTVVEKYLL; encoded by the exons ATGGGTTATATTCAATATGGTAGACAAAGTATTGGGAAGATATTTAGATTTAGAACTGCAAGCAATGTGGTTAGAAACTCTATAACATCACAGTTAGGTTATGCAGGCACTGCATTACCCTCATGTTCCCGTTTTCACGGCGGAAAGAGTTTGTATTCCACTTCTTCTGATGCCAGAATAGTGCAGGACCTTCTGGCTCAGGTGGAGAGAGATAGGCTGAGAGAGAAAAATGATAGAATAAGGGCTGGTTTGGATACTGCCGACATTGATGCCGAGAATGATGAGGATTACATGGGTGTGTCCTCTCTCATTGAGAAGCTTGAAAAGGAGAAGCTCAAGGAAACCTCTGAGTTGAATCGATATGAAGATCCGACTGATTCTGATAGTGATGAAGAAGATGGTGATGCCAATCAGAAGAAGTTTGAAGATTTCGAAAAGAAGTTCAAGAGGCATGAAGAAATGCTTCATAATTTCACTGATGCTGAAACGCTTGATGATGCTTTTAAATGGATGCAAAAAATTGATAAGTTTGAGCAAAAGCATTTTAAGCTTCGTAATGAGTATAGGGTTATTGGGGAACTCATGAATCGGCTCAAAGTAGTTACTGAGCAAAAGGATAGGTTCATTTTGCAGCATAAGCTTAATAGGGCTTTGAGATTGGTGCAATGGAAGGAGGCTTATGATCCTGATAACCCTGCCAATTATGGTGTCATTCAGCATGAACAGGTGGGGCCTTCCGCGGATAGCTTGCAACAGTCTGGATTTGAAAAGGAGAATAAAACCGCACAAGGTGATGAAGATGCTGCCGCTGCTGACAACGACAGCGATGAAGAAGAGTTTGATGACATGAAAGAAAAAGACAACATAATACTGGCCAAACTTGAGGCTATTGACAAGAAACTTGAGGAAAAGCTAGCAGAGCTTGAGTATACGTTTGGAAGGAAGGGTAAGGCTCTAGAGGAAGAAATCAGAGATCTTGCAGAGGAGAGAAACGAGTTAACTGAGAAGAAAAGAAGACCTCTTTTCCGAAAG GGTTTTGATGTAAAATTGATAAATGTGAACCGAACTTGTAAAGTCACAAAG GGAGGACAAGTTGTGAAGTATACTGCTATGTTAGCATGTGGTAACTACAACGGTGTTGTTGGTTTCGCAAAAGCCAAAGGCCCAGCAGTTCCAGTTGCCCTCCAAAAG GCATATGAGATGTGTTTTCAGAATTTGCATTATGTAGAGCGACATGAGGAGCACACAATTGCACATGCAATACAAACATCTTATAAAAAGACCAAG GTGTATCTCTGGCCTGCTTCCACTGCAACTGGCATGAAAGCTGGCAGAATAGTCCAAACCATACTGCATTTAGCTGGTTTTAAGAATGTCAAGTCAAAG GTTGTTGGTTCCAGAAATCCTCACAATACAGTAAAGGCTGTCTTCAAAGCTCTTAATGCG ATTGAAACACCAAGGGATGTCCAAGAGAAGTTTGGTCGAACTGTGGTTGAGAAGTATTTGTTGTGA